A single region of the Lotus japonicus ecotype B-129 chromosome 4, LjGifu_v1.2 genome encodes:
- the LOC130713202 gene encoding uncharacterized protein At4g04775-like codes for MNPNIWGKIPNSSTFNLKGRREMSGSSRSRLPQRPSKKPMGSSSSGMNDGVPHCKCGEEAVVRVSKTDANPGKPFYSCYLPKGHLSNCNFFRWVEDGNEVESNAPNCMQNEEVVRVLNEISLKNAVLMQEVVLMKEAILKKNEMVIEQIRYMNAAMCKNNDLAAQQVQLMRICVILMTLFVFVMMIGKFM; via the exons ATGAACCCTAACATTTGGGGGAAAATCCCAAATTCATCAACCTTCAATCTGAAAGGGAGAAGGGAGATGAGTGGTAGTTCTAGGTCGCGACTTCCACAGAGGCCATCGAAAAAACCCATGGGAAGTTCTAGCTCAGGGATGAACGATGGAGTGCCCCATTGCAAGTGTGGTGAAGAAGCAGTGGTTAGGGTTTCCAAAACTGATGCCAACCCAGGAAAACCCTTCTATAGTTGCTATCTACCAAAG GGTCATTTATCTAATTGCAACTTCTTTCGATGGGTTGAAGATGGAAATGAAGTTGAATCGAATGCCCCAAACTGTATGCAGAATGAAGAAGTTGTGAGGGTGTTGAATGAGATTTCTCTGAAGAATGCAGTGTTGATGCAGGAGGTGGTGCTTATGAAGGAAGCtattttgaagaaaaatgagATGGTGATTGAACAAATTAGGTACATGAATGCAGCCATGTGCAAGAACAATGACCTTGCAGCTCAACAAGTTCAATTGATGAGAATTTGTGTCATATTGATGACTTTGTTTGTGTTTGTAATGATGATTGGGAAGTTCATGTAA
- the LOC130713200 gene encoding uncharacterized protein LOC130713200, producing the protein MSGPWLTWNVRGLGGTTKREVVKKAIQHLKPELLLLQETKLNQHRQHTVEQWASGLQMRHAEVQLVGSAGGLMCLWRENSIQVLSVVTDSNFIFLTVKLPNVEQTVLVGNAYGPHTLLERRNFFGALNSHVVNHTGLVFLAGDFNAVLMGSERSSGGVLNAGDEVFQRFVQDTNLIDLPLQNGEFTWFSGRNDGLWSRLDRWLVSDEVLLFFTNISQIVFSWNISDHRAVGLLFGVPDAGPKPFHYFNHWADEEGFNEVVENWWRSSVYQGWSGYVLQQKLKGLRGKIKEWRKGRGVWGAEKIVLLEKKLQEVMEAMVDQGGRRVWPRRGETLWKLYGRLIAMRKEPGDRNQECAG; encoded by the coding sequence ATGTCGGGGCCTTGGCTCACTTGGAATGTTCGTGGGCTAGGTGGAACTACGAAGAGGGAGGTGGTTAAAAAGGCAATTCAGCATCTGAAACCGGAACTTCTATTACTACAGGAAACCAAACTAAATCAGCATCGACAACATACAGTTGAACAATGGGCGAGTGGATTGCAGATGCGTCATGCGGAGGTCCAGTTAGTTGGGTCGGCGGGTGGTCTTATGTGCTTATGGAGGGAAAATAGCATTCAGGTTCTGTCAGTGGTAACAGATTCTAACTTTATTTTTTTGACTGTTAAGCTACCAAACGTGGAACAAACAGTGCTGGTAGGGAATGCTTATGGTCCTCATACTCTGTTGGAGCGTAGGAATTTTTTTGGGGCTTTAAATTCTCATGTTGTCAATCATACTGGTTTGGTGTTTTTAGCTGGTGATTTCAATGCCGTGTTAATGGGTTCAGAACGGTCCTCAGGGGGTGTGTTGAACGCTGGTGATGAGGTATTTCAACGTTTTGTGCAGGATACCAACTTAATAGACTTACCTCTTCAAAATGGAGAATTTACTTGGTTCTCGGGACGGAATGATGGCTTATGGAGTCGATTGGATAGATGGCTGGTGTCCGATGAGGTGCTTCTATTTTTTACTAATATTTCTCAAATTGTTTTTTCATGGAATATTTCAGATCACAGGGCGGTTGGCTTGCTGTTTGGCGTGCCTGATGCTGGACCAAAACCTTTCCATTACTTCAACCACTGGGCAGATGAGGAGGGCTTCAATGAGGTGGTGGAAAATTGGTGGAGGTCTTCTGTTTATCAGGGATGGTCGGGATATGTTTTACAACAAAAATTAAAGGGGTTGAGGGGGAAAATAAAAGAGTGGAGGAAAGGGAGAGGGGTGTGGGGTGCTGAAAAAATAGTGTTACTGGAGAAAAAATTACAGGAGGTGATGGAGGCCATGGTTGATCAGGGGGGGCGCAGAGTTTGGCCCAGGAGAGGAGAGACACTTTGGAAGCTCTATGGAAGGCTTATCGCGATGAGGAAAGAACCTGGAGACAGAAATCAAGAGTGCGCTGGTTAA